In a single window of the Desulfovibrio mangrovi genome:
- a CDS encoding esterase/lipase family protein produces MLWLLIKLYFSALLTVSAITYLLFWYEEGSRPYGPHPGVCTRATCILRGLIMSFFSMLFVTISYPLGFVPDRLMFGKRGTASPENPPILLVHGLYHNASAWLAYRRWFKQAGFTNSHAFTYFSFFTRFETLLSKLEEEVAALEKRHPSTKPILVGHSLGGLLIRAWLSEGDNEQRVAGVITLGTPHQGSKLAGLGAGALSRSLIFRGPLIRTIEANDIAPSIPCYSLSSALDNMVLPQEGLHIRNASWIEERAPQVSHIAMLFHKGTALQAINALCAIVDEQTEPRDILPDMGTIEDTPATTHPDDE; encoded by the coding sequence ATGCTCTGGTTGCTGATAAAGCTGTATTTTTCTGCCCTGCTGACAGTATCCGCCATTACCTATCTGCTCTTCTGGTATGAAGAAGGCAGCCGTCCTTACGGCCCTCACCCCGGTGTCTGCACCCGTGCAACCTGCATCCTGCGCGGCCTCATCATGAGCTTCTTCAGCATGCTGTTCGTTACAATAAGTTATCCGCTGGGATTCGTCCCGGACCGCCTTATGTTCGGCAAGCGCGGAACGGCAAGTCCGGAGAATCCGCCGATTCTGCTGGTTCACGGCCTGTACCACAACGCCTCCGCGTGGCTGGCCTATCGCCGTTGGTTCAAGCAGGCAGGTTTCACAAACTCCCATGCGTTCACCTACTTCAGCTTTTTCACCCGATTCGAGACTCTGCTGAGCAAATTGGAAGAAGAGGTTGCCGCACTTGAGAAACGCCACCCGTCAACCAAACCGATTCTCGTCGGCCACAGCCTTGGTGGTCTGCTCATACGTGCATGGTTGTCGGAGGGAGATAACGAACAGCGGGTCGCAGGCGTCATCACGCTGGGCACGCCGCACCAAGGGAGCAAGCTGGCCGGATTGGGTGCCGGCGCGCTATCCCGAAGCCTCATTTTCCGCGGACCGCTTATCCGCACCATTGAAGCCAACGACATTGCCCCGAGCATCCCCTGCTACAGTCTCTCGTCGGCACTGGACAATATGGTGCTCCCTCAGGAAGGTCTGCACATCCGCAATGCGTCGTGGATAGAGGAAAGAGCTCCGCAGGTCAGCCATATCGCCATGCTCTTCCACAAGGGAACCGCGTTGCAAGCCATCAACGCTCTGTGTGCCATTGTGGACGAACAGACGGAACCGCGCGACATTCTGCCTGACATGGGGACTATTGAAGATACACCCGCAACGACGCATCCTGACGATGAGTAG
- a CDS encoding glycosyltransferase — protein MSDAGFRIPSDSPLFDAGVHMHSVLAWRGGAARVASMIRAGLEECCVACSASCELNDTGSAKEPLALSDSTLPAAELAAYLVSIAESRRLLHLHGSLDWAACLAEMAALRVPAVLTLHDCSLLTGGCPYPLECRGIFEGCYEPCPRGYADAAQKQRSRLAALQAAHEAAGVQLVAPSGWLKGLVRTVVPQVPCSVIPNGVEEPPAGLSRSVARQQLGIAPEARMVLFMAHGGEQAAYKSGDRWQAVWEEIRSRVEGALCFMVGGESHSRDGACVRWPYLDREHAQLCMAAADCFAYPTIADNHPLVVLEALSLGCPVVAFDAGGVKEQVLNGTTGLLVTAGEWTGFVDACVSVLGSGSLRRSLSLAGMESYRQRFMQQRMVQGYLGVYARFLQECGF, from the coding sequence ATGTCTGATGCCGGATTCCGGATTCCTTCCGATTCACCTCTGTTCGATGCAGGCGTGCATATGCATTCCGTGCTTGCATGGCGTGGCGGGGCGGCCCGTGTCGCCAGCATGATCAGGGCTGGACTCGAAGAGTGCTGTGTTGCCTGTAGCGCGTCATGCGAGCTTAACGACACAGGTTCGGCGAAGGAACCGCTTGCACTGTCGGACAGTACCCTTCCTGCGGCAGAGCTTGCCGCGTACCTTGTTTCCATAGCTGAATCCCGCCGTTTGCTGCATCTCCACGGTTCATTGGATTGGGCTGCCTGTCTTGCGGAAATGGCCGCTCTTCGTGTGCCGGCTGTGCTGACCTTGCATGACTGCTCGCTGCTGACAGGCGGCTGCCCGTATCCGCTGGAGTGTCGCGGCATTTTTGAAGGCTGTTATGAACCATGTCCCCGCGGATATGCGGATGCTGCCCAAAAACAGCGGAGCAGACTTGCTGCATTGCAGGCTGCACACGAGGCCGCGGGCGTGCAGCTTGTTGCCCCTTCGGGCTGGCTCAAAGGGCTGGTCAGAACTGTTGTGCCGCAGGTGCCGTGCAGTGTCATACCCAATGGGGTGGAAGAGCCCCCCGCCGGGCTTTCCCGTTCTGTTGCACGGCAGCAACTGGGAATTGCTCCCGAGGCGAGAATGGTACTGTTCATGGCGCATGGGGGAGAGCAGGCCGCATACAAGTCCGGTGATCGCTGGCAGGCAGTGTGGGAGGAAATACGGTCCCGGGTGGAAGGAGCCTTGTGTTTCATGGTCGGGGGCGAATCACATTCGCGCGACGGTGCCTGTGTCCGCTGGCCGTATCTGGACAGGGAACATGCCCAGTTGTGCATGGCCGCTGCGGACTGTTTTGCCTATCCCACCATTGCGGATAATCATCCGCTGGTTGTTCTTGAGGCGTTGTCTCTGGGATGTCCTGTGGTTGCCTTTGATGCGGGCGGAGTGAAGGAGCAGGTGTTGAACGGAACAACGGGCCTGCTTGTAACGGCCGGAGAGTGGACTGGTTTTGTGGATGCTTGCGTGTCCGTGCTTGGTTCCGGCAGTCTTCGTCGGTCATTGTCTCTCGCGGGTATGGAGAGTTACCGGCAGCGCTTTATGCAGCAGCGTATGGTGCAGGGATATTTAGGTGTCTATGCGCGATTTCTGCAGGAGTGCGGTTTCTAG
- a CDS encoding glycosyltransferase family 4 protein encodes MGRSVANEGFIRALLRNDPFEAYHFYLSDNNQLAILQNRLGKEFGEMLQEGRFVLGTFADLPRALQEYEFHCFHLSDCLLHNSQLAVLRNRYARRLFPITGCTHTLSYARYMPLFQQQVWNGTSARDAVIATSRAAVDMVTTVFDRLRKECRFEDGAGVAPRVERIPLGVDLSMLPVQDTGTRAAVRSGLGAGEDAVVLLVFARISHYSKMDLLPLLRAVQRLGRMGVPMNSLHLVVAGFMQQGDRTPNVLGGFAKALGFKLHVQANPSDESRNGLYAAADIFVSPVDNMQETFGLTILEAGAMGLPVVASDYDGYRDLVIDGKTGLLVPTLGPSDSSDIDAMAHLAFDTSTHLSMAQRTVVDVPALAQALHALISSPERRKAMGETARKHVRGNYGWDAQIDRHLALWETLNQVPVQEDVLRGARHPLRTDYAEIFGGYPSKRLADDMQVVWSRAGEAVYRGVEQPVIYEGVASIVDADMLRIMLFSARKPVTVTALTALLVKRMQEEGQASGDGSAWAPVSSCHAQAMLLWALKHDFLERV; translated from the coding sequence ATGGGGCGCAGCGTGGCCAACGAGGGATTCATCCGCGCGCTGCTGCGTAATGACCCGTTTGAGGCCTATCACTTCTACCTTTCAGATAACAACCAGCTTGCTATTCTGCAGAACCGGCTTGGAAAGGAGTTCGGAGAAATGCTGCAGGAGGGGCGGTTTGTTCTAGGTACCTTTGCCGACCTTCCCCGCGCGTTGCAGGAGTATGAATTTCATTGTTTTCATCTTTCCGACTGTCTGTTGCATAACAGTCAGCTCGCGGTCTTGCGCAACCGGTATGCAAGGCGGTTGTTTCCCATCACAGGCTGCACCCATACGTTGAGCTATGCCCGGTATATGCCTCTGTTTCAGCAGCAGGTATGGAATGGTACCAGCGCGCGGGATGCCGTGATTGCGACTTCACGGGCTGCTGTGGACATGGTGACTACGGTGTTCGACCGCCTGCGCAAGGAATGCCGTTTTGAGGATGGAGCGGGTGTTGCTCCGCGTGTGGAGCGCATCCCTCTCGGCGTGGACCTTTCCATGCTGCCTGTGCAGGATACCGGAACGCGGGCGGCTGTCCGCTCCGGTCTGGGCGCGGGGGAAGATGCCGTCGTGCTTCTGGTATTCGCGCGTATATCCCACTATTCCAAGATGGATCTGCTGCCTTTGTTGCGGGCTGTGCAACGCCTTGGCAGAATGGGGGTTCCCATGAATTCGCTGCATCTTGTTGTAGCCGGATTCATGCAGCAGGGAGACAGAACCCCGAATGTTCTGGGAGGGTTCGCCAAAGCGCTTGGTTTTAAACTGCACGTGCAGGCCAATCCTTCGGACGAGAGCCGCAACGGGCTCTATGCGGCCGCGGATATTTTCGTGTCTCCCGTGGATAACATGCAGGAAACGTTCGGTCTGACGATTCTGGAAGCTGGCGCCATGGGGCTTCCGGTTGTCGCCTCTGATTACGACGGCTATCGTGATCTCGTCATTGACGGCAAGACGGGGCTGCTCGTTCCCACTCTCGGCCCCTCGGACTCTTCCGATATTGACGCCATGGCGCATCTTGCTTTTGACACGTCCACACATCTTAGCATGGCGCAGCGCACGGTGGTTGATGTGCCCGCCTTGGCGCAGGCGCTGCATGCACTGATCTCGTCACCCGAACGCCGCAAGGCGATGGGCGAAACGGCCAGGAAGCATGTACGCGGCAATTACGGTTGGGATGCCCAGATCGACCGGCATCTCGCCTTGTGGGAGACGTTGAATCAAGTGCCTGTGCAGGAGGATGTCCTGCGGGGAGCGCGTCATCCATTGCGTACGGATTATGCGGAGATTTTTGGCGGGTACCCCTCAAAACGCCTTGCCGACGACATGCAGGTGGTCTGGAGCAGGGCGGGTGAGGCCGTGTATCGCGGCGTTGAGCAGCCTGTCATCTATGAAGGCGTCGCTTCCATCGTGGATGCCGATATGCTGCGGATCATGTTGTTCAGTGCCCGCAAGCCCGTAACCGTTACCGCTTTGACCGCCTTGCTTGTGAAGAGAATGCAGGAAGAAGGGCAGGCGTCCGGTGATGGAAGTGCATGGGCCCCCGTTTCTTCCTGTCATGCTCAGGCTATGCTGCTCTGGGCGCTCAAGCATGACTTTCTGGAGCGCGTCTGA